The Suricata suricatta isolate VVHF042 chromosome 3, meerkat_22Aug2017_6uvM2_HiC, whole genome shotgun sequence genome contains the following window.
GACCCACTCCCTCCTGCTGAAGCTCATATTTTACCATCCTGTGAAGCATAAGATTCATTATCTCTTTAAAGTTGTGATTCATAGGTTAGCCAGAGAGAGGCTGAGTGTTTCCCAGACACCAACTTGCAATTCAGATAGCTACTACAAGTCAGTCTTGTATTCTCGTATTTTGTCacagtttattttgtttcatttatttattttttaggttatgAACATGTACTCAGTAGAACCAACTTTTCACccgagagagagaacagaaggaaaataaagaaggagcgTGTGTTCaagtaaattataatttatttttttactgtttattttttgagagagggagaaagagagacagagtgagagagagagagagagagagacagacagacagacagacagaatccaaaacaggctccagactctgagaagtcagcacagaacccaacgcagggctcaaaatcatgaactgtgagatcctgacctgagctgaagtcagatgcttaaccgattgggCCAACCAGACCCCACAAATTAATTATgactctttaaataaaattagttcaTTTTAAAACAGGGGCACTATTCATCATGATTAACTAAGAATGTTCTTGCATTTAAAAAGGAACCAcaaattatgtgatttttattcataaaacacCACATAGAAAGCGCAAATTGTGATTATCTGTCTTGAAATTTTTGTGACTtgagaggaaatggaaaatacacaattttcagaaataattgtaaaatacaaagaaaaatatgagtttCTGCAGTAACTTTAACTTACACGTTTAAAAATTACTCTACTTCTCCCTACCAAAGATAAATGTATATTGATCCTGAATGTTTTTCCAGAGTCAGACATATTACAATATGGGAGCTCTGCCCTTTCTCTCACTCAGCTCAGAGCTGTAGTCCCTGCCTATTTCTTCAATATAATACTTAAATTAACTgtgttcttttcctctgtgaCTAGAAACAATCACTTCGAATTCCATTTTTGCTTTAAGTGCTCAGCGTTTTAACTACAGCCTTTTTCCTTTGTACCAAGGAATGATTGTAAATGGTTATTACAAGAAAAgacagtattttcttttactaaCTTCTGGGTTAATGTTAGCATCACCATTTAAAGATGGTGAGCATGGGACCTGGGGAGACTTGAGAATTGGTTGGCCTCACAGACCTAACAAGGAGCAATAAAAACTCAtgattccctttttcttcttgaatatatttgacatacaacattgtgtaaatttaaggtgtacaatgtgttaCTTTGATACATTTGTATCTGGTAATATAATTGTCTCTGTAGCTGTGTTTATCACATTACATATGTTGTCTATTGTCTATATTGTTGTCTATATTCATTGTactgtacattgaaaactatggCTTCTTGTTATCCATTCCAAGTGTGTATCCATAAAAACAATCAGCTCTATTTCCTCACTCTCCATTCCTTGGTAACAACCATTTTGTTGTCTGCTTTTTatgactttgacttttttttttttaagattccacatataagtgagatcatagagtacttgtctctctctgacccatctcacttagcataatgtgctcaaggttcatccatgttttctCAAAGGGCAGGATTCCCTCCTTTCTCAAAGCTGAATTCCAATTCCATCAtgtgtatgtaccacatctttcTTATCTGTTCACCCATTAATGGGCGTTTGGGCTGTTTTTGTATCTCGACTCCTGCAATAATGATGTAATGAATGTGAGTGTATCCATCTCTTGGAAATACATGTATCTTTGCATCTACTGAGTTACTGACACATGAGAGTTGTGTCGATGTACAGAGCTCATGCCTGTGTGCCCGATGTCTATGGGTGTTTCaggtttgtatatgtgtgtgtgcgcatatacTTGGGTCCCCGAATAAGAGTGGGTAAATGCCATTCTGATTTTCTGCTAAATGACTTCGgttgtgctctctcttcccccagaggatcttacaatttgtgagaccattttccagaaagagaagaacacacacacacacacacacacacacacacacacacacttttccctCACCTGCCTCTGCTCTGGAATCTGGCAGGGAGGAAAGCAGTGTGCTTCATGCCTAAGGTCTCCCTTGTGCCATTTCGCTTGCCAGCTCTTCCCTTAGTCTTCCCTTGGTATCCCCTTGGGCCCTGGAAAGGCCAAGTACTTTCCTGAGGGCTATGTTTGCGGGGAGGTCCCCTGTGGCTGGGAGGGCGTTGGTACCTGCTCCTCCAGTAGCTTGGAGACAGGCAGAGAACAAAAAGCTTCTTCAAGCTGAGCAGAGACACACCCAGGCTTGCCCAGCGCCTCCGCGAGTTTAGGAAGAGCACCTTCCTCCTGCTGGTCTACATGACCCCTCCTCTTTCCTCCGTCAGAGGTGGCCATGCCTGACAAGGCTGGGAGAAGAGGCATAAGTTACGTCACTGAGAAAATGGTGGGTTAAAAAAAGACTCTCAGATAGTTCCAGAGGATgatagaaaatcatttttatttaaatcagcgATTTTGGGGAGCTTTCATTTGATTGGTATTTTAAAGTCGTTTGTCTTCTTTGAGCTTATTATGGGAAGTGTGGCTACAGGGTATAGCTGGGGAGTGAATTTAGGACATAGATAGATTAGTtcaacagatatttctttttgacagaaagagaactagcagaggaggggaatagagaaggagagagagagagagagagagagagagagagagaaccttaaacaggctccatgctgtcagtgcagagcctgatgtaaggctcgatcccataaccatgagatcgtgacccaagccaaaatcaagtcagatgcttaactgactcagccacccagccgcccctcaacaaatatttctttatcatCTATGTATATTAGGCCATATGAAAAATGTCCAGGACTCAGAGGGTATTGTGTAATATAGGTTGCCATGTCATTTTACTATAATAATCTGCTCCAGATAAAACAGACCTCAATCTCTACAATTGCCCAGTGATCTGTTCTCCTGAAGATACCTCAGTTTAATGCGTCAGCCCACCTCTGTGCCTCGACAGATGCAAAGTCCAGGTTACTGTGACTtaggaaacagaaagagagaaagtggcagagaaaacagaataacAGTATGGGAGGACCTGAATGAATACGTgtatgtggggaggggaggcgggaccACAGacatgtgagtgtgcatgtgtgtttccaTGTTAAATGAGGGCAGGGTCTGGCAAAGGTGATGGCAGGTGCAGTGCTGATGACTTGTAACTCCTTAGAAAATTTCACTTCTCTTCATGCATAGCACCGTAAAAGGAAGAAGGTAAGATTCATCTCTGGGTCAAGTGGACACCATGCATTTGTCCTGGCTAATTCCCTCGTGGTGGGCATCCCATGAAATAATGTGCCTTCAGATATTATAAAGTGATATGCAAATGTGAGGCATCATCTGGCCGTGAAAACACTGCCAcagagtggctctgtcagttgagcgtccgacttcagctcaggtcatgatcccctgttttgtgggttcaaaccccgaatcgagctctgtgctgatggttcagaacctagagcctgcttcagattctgttgtctcctgctctctctgcccctccccactctgcctctctgtctcccagaaataaataaacgttaaacaatttgaaaaaaaagaacactgccATAGATTTGAACATCCCCCTCAGAGATCCACCTACTGCAGAAACTTCTGCTGGAGCAAAGGCTGTTAGCGTCTGAACcttgctctcttcctcctctgcctgtcAGATGGACTCGATAAACAAATCTGGAAGCCTAGAGGGGACTAAGGTGACCTAACCCTGGGGATTTGAGTGAGACGTAGATCCTTTCCTACATTTACGCTGCACTGAGCTTTCAGCAAAGCATACTATCTCCTTGTGTTTATCAAAATACAATAATTGATCtctaatatacatattatatatattatgtaatatgtaatatgtgcatatatacacattatatatatggaGAATTTTGAAGCTCAAATGTGATCATACTAtacttccaatttttttcctcttttatttgacTGCCTTTGACTGTGTTTTCAAAGACAAAGCTACTTTCACACATAATTGATAAAACTGCTCAGATGTTTTCGAAATGTTCTGtatacttccttcttttccctttattttttcctatctttaTCCTGTGCTCATTTACTGGAAAATACTGACTCTGAGCTCTTACATTCCTGCAGGAAGCACAAGAAAGAACTCACAGCTGCTGTAAGAACATCCCCCACTGTGTTTCCTAattcttagaattaaaaaaaaataatttttgatgtttatttatatttgagagatagagacagagtgtgaatgggggagggtcagagagagagggagacagaatcagaagcaggctccatgctcctatcggtcagtgcagagactaaagcggggctcgaacccacaaactgtgagatcatgacctgaaccaaagttggacacttaaccaactgcaccacccaggcgccctcctaaTTCTTAGTGTTAAATTCCATGGGCTGCTTCAATTTCCAGCTTCAGGTCTGAGACATGTCCTCTGAGAAGGACAGTGTCTGTTGCTGAAATCCTGACAATATATTGCATTGTCGCAGTGCTGGGGTGAAGGTGGGGGGCCACTGGGGAGAAGAGGGGCATGTTCCAAGAAGAAAGGACTTCTAGGTGTGATTCCTTCCCCACATATTTCTGGAATGTCAAATTGCACAAGGGGATaagcccaaggtcacagctcTGGAGCCTGGTGTCCTGTTACTGTGAAGGACGTGCCTCCCAAATGGAAATGCTTTCCCCCAGAAGCTGCGGACATCTTGACTTCATGTGTCCCTTTGCAAGGAGAGAGGTGCTGAGGAAAAGCccagctggaggtggggggaggggctaagcTGTTTATTAGTGGGTTTCAGGTTGTTTGGACTTTCGGACTCAGAAGAAAGCAGCTGAGGGAGCTTGGGTTTCCCAAACCCTGCCTTTTTTTGCAAGCTCCACCGACCCCACACTGCCTCCTCGTGAATCCTAGGTCACGGCCAGCAGGGACCTTGTattgagtgtgtatgtgtgtggactAAAGGCTCAGTTCCGACAACAAAACCAACATTGTCCGTTGAATTGGCACTATTAgctattgtttgcttttttgtttatctgtGTCTGTGCTCTCTAATCTAGATGTCTAAGAGGTGGATGCTCTGCCTTTCTTTGGGGTCCTAAAGCGAGGTGTGAGCCACAAGAGGGAAGTGGATGGGGTGGGCGGCCATTTTTCACTGTCACCCTAGGACCATTTCCTCAGGAAGAGCAGACAACCTCCCTCAGCCGCACCCATATGTCCTGCGCATGGGCAAGGctgctgagaaaaagagaataagagagaaggGCTCTGGAGAAAGCAAAAGGGAGGAATCGAGCTGTAGGTCACAGAGAAAGTCTGGGAAGGGCAAGGCACTCGGCATGGGAGGCTCAGATGCTTCTCCTCCGGCTGGAAGGAGACCGTGGCCTGGGCAGGAAGGCAGAAGGCATCCGGGGTCTCGATTTTTTCTGATCTTTTCTACAACTTGTGCCTCCTTTAATCTAATACCCCTGGAAAGACCCTACAGCCCCCTCCTTTCTCATTAGCAATAACtgttgtttaggggcgcctgggtgcctcagtgggttgagcaactgactctagatttctgcttagatcccagggtcatgtgatcaagcctcatgttcggctctgtactgagtgtggagcctgcttgggattctctctgtgtcttccttcacCCCCTGTGCacgtgctttctctttctctctaaaatactaatattactactaccaccaccaataataataataataataataataataataataataataaaagaatggcCTTTGTTTCCACTATGTAGatctgtgttgattttttttggcAGAGTTCTGGGAGAATTTAGCAGTGTACCTTGGAAAGGTCATAGCAAATGTCCAtaggaattttaatttaaaatctaaagCTCATTAGATGTctaaagagggaaaaacaaacaaacaaacagaagaattctTTTTGTATTGATAAGTGGAGACATAAGATTTTTCCAGAGTCACACCAATTATGCATGGGGGGGGTGAATACGGAATCTCCAGCCTCCTTTCCATACATCGCAGATGGGATTTCTTGCTTATGGTGAAGAGGTGATAGGAAGTCCATCCTACTATGCCCAACAGAGATATATTGGAAAAGCACAGAATTAACTTGGAGTCAGAACTCTCCAATTTCACTTCTGTGTGAACTTGGATGAGCTCTCTCTCTTGGCCctagttgaaaaaaaattaaaatatcagctccctaaaattcatttttgctcAAAAGTTTTTGTTCTGATCATAATTTAGGAGGAAGTCATGGTATAAAGGCAGGAGAACGTCTCTTGTGATGAGTTTGCTGGTGGCGGGTTCTATGAGTGGTGGTAGGCTGGTGCTCAGGATCTGGAAAAATCCAATTCTGTCTGTGCCCACAGCCAGTTATGATCACCAAAGTTCTGGAGGTAGATAACCACACAGCAACCATACATTTCATTCTTCTGGGATTTCCAACACGGCCAGCCTTCCAGCTATTCCTCTTCTTTGTGTTCCTGGCCACTTACCTGCTGACTCTTCTGGAGAATGCTCTCATCATCCTGGCCATTCGCAGTGATGGACAACTGCACAAGCCCATGTACTTCTTTCTGAGCAACCTCTCCTTCCTGGAGATGTGGTATGTCACCGTCATCAGCCCCAAGATGCTGTCGGACTTCCTCAGCCATGACAAAACCATTTCCTTCAATGGCTGCATGACTCAACTTTACTTCTTTGTGACCTTTGTCTGCACAGAGTACATCCTCCTTGCTGTTATGGCCTTTGACCGCCATGTAGCCATTTGTAATCCACTACGCTACCCAGTTATCATGACCAACCAGCTCTGTGGCACATTGGCTGGGGGATGTTGGCTCTGTGGACTCACAACAGCCATGATTAAGATGGTTTTCATAGCCCGACTCCACTACTGTGGCAAACCTCACATCAATCACTACTTTTGTGACATTTCTCCACTCCTCAATGTCTCCTGTGAAGACTCCTCACAGGCTGAGCTAGTAGACTTCTTTTTGGCCCTCATGGTCATTGCCGTCCCCCTTTGTGTTGTGGTGGCATCTTATGCCACCATTCTTGGCACTATCCTTAGGATCCCTTCTTCGCAGGGCCGCCAAAAGGCGTTTTCCACCTGTGCCTCTCACTTGACCGTTGTAATTCTCTTCTATTCCACGACCCTTTTCACCTATGCCCGCCCCAAGCTCATGTACACCTACAATTCCAACAAGGTGGTATCTGTGCTCTACACAGTCATTGTCCCACTCCTCAACCCCATCATCTACTGTCTGAGGAACCGGGAAGTGAAGGCAGCCCTCAAGAAGACCATACTTTGCAAAGGAAGTAGTTTCAGGGAGGATGTGGCTTTGAGTGATTAAACTCTTATAGAATTCCTTCAGGCCTGAGTCAGATGATGGTTCCACATCCCACACCTCACACTCTGGCCTTTGCTTATCTGTTGATATCCAATACTTTAACACTGCTCTcccgtgtgtgtatgtgtgtgtgtgtgtgtgtgtgtgtgtatacacaaatgTGGCTAAAGAACCATATACCCAAGTGGTAGCCTCTACCTGTAGCTCAGCAGACAAGTTTCAAACATTTCcccaaaattttttgaaatgagggcagatttttctctctcactaaGGTACAAACTCCGGAAGAGGACAGATTTTTGTGTGTCCACTTTACTAATATATCATGTGTACATTCTGCTGTGTctgtcacatagtaggtgcttactACATATTGTGGAAGGGATCACTGAATAAAGACATTGAATAAAAACTCTGAATATGAAAATGGGAATTGTGAATACATTT
Protein-coding sequences here:
- the LOC115286877 gene encoding olfactory receptor 6Y1 codes for the protein MITKVLEVDNHTATIHFILLGFPTRPAFQLFLFFVFLATYLLTLLENALIILAIRSDGQLHKPMYFFLSNLSFLEMWYVTVISPKMLSDFLSHDKTISFNGCMTQLYFFVTFVCTEYILLAVMAFDRHVAICNPLRYPVIMTNQLCGTLAGGCWLCGLTTAMIKMVFIARLHYCGKPHINHYFCDISPLLNVSCEDSSQAELVDFFLALMVIAVPLCVVVASYATILGTILRIPSSQGRQKAFSTCASHLTVVILFYSTTLFTYARPKLMYTYNSNKVVSVLYTVIVPLLNPIIYCLRNREVKAALKKTILCKGSSFREDVALSD